AGAATTTCTTCGATCGTTTCGGGGTTCACGGCGGCTTCCCTTACGTCATCACTGTGGCAGTATTCTGCGCGATGCATTCCGGCAACTCCAGCGGCTGCATTTGCCACAGTCCCAAAACGGGACTATACTGCGACCAATGCGAGTGATTGCCGTGTCCACCCTTCGAGCATTCTGGGAACGCCATCCCGATGCCGAGCAGCCGCTAAAAGCTTGGTATGAGGAAGCCACAAGTGCGACTTGGTCCCAGCCTGCCGACATCAAAGCGCAATACCGCAGCGCCAGCGTGCTGAAGAACCGTCGCGTGGTCTTCAACATCAAAGGCAATGACTACCGGCTGATCGTGGCTGTTGCATACAAGTTGCAGATTGTCTGCGTGAAGTTCGTCGGTACCCACAAGGAGTACGACGCAGTGGACGCAGAAACCGTTGAATTGGCCTGAGCGGCCACGGAGGAAAATATGGACATCCGCCCTATTCATACCGAAGCAGACTATAAGGCCGCGCTCAAAGAGATTTCGGCCTTGATGGAGTCCGACCCTGATCTGGGCACGCCGGCGGGCGATCGCCTGGACATCCTGGCGACGCTGGTGCAAGCCTATGAAGCCAAGCACCTGCCCATCACTTCGCCTGATCCGGTAGAAGCCATCAAATTTCGGATGGATCAGAGCGGCCTGTCCGTCAAAGACTTAGAACCGATGATCGGCAAAAGCAACCGTGTCTATGAAGTTCTGAACCGCAAGCGCCCGCTGACGCTAGCCATGATCCGGCGACTGCACAAGAGCCTGGGTATCCCGGCCGAAGTGTTGATTGCAGAGACGACCGTAGGGTAAGCAAGGAACTCTCGGCATGACTTCTTGACCTATGCGGCAATCTGCCGTACGGTCGCAGTAGGAGGAACCAACATATGCCCGGCGCCAACCCCACTGCCCGTCTCGAAGCCCGCATCAGTAGCGACCTGCATGCGATGCTCAAGCGCGCCGCCGAACTGCAGGGCCGCACCATGACCGATTTTGTGGTGTCGGCGGTGCAGGAAGCGGCGCAGCGCGCCATCGAGCAAGCCGAAGTCATCCGCCTGTCTCTGGCCGATCAGGAATGCTTTGCCCAGGCGTTGCTGTCGCCACCAAAACCCACTCCAGCCTTGGAACGCGCCTTTTCGCGCCGTCGTAAGCTGCTGCGCACAGAATGAGCGGCGCACCGTTTCGGCTTGCGCTGCTGGAAGCAGCACATGACCGCACCGGGTTTCAAAGCGATTCGGAGCCCCTGAATCGCTACCTGCGCGAGCAGGCCTTCCAGGACATGCGCCGCCGTGTGACGGCCTGTTTCGTCGCCTTGGCAGACGGCAACCGCATTGCGGGCTATTACACCTTGGCCTCGGCCAGCCTGCTGCTAGCCCATCTTCCCGCCAGCATGGGCAAGAAACTTCCACGCTATCCGACGGTACCCGCCGTTCGTATGGGCCGCTTGGCCGTCGATCGGTCTTTCCAGGGACAAGGACTTGGCGGGGCGCTACTGGCCGACGCGCTCGAGCGCGCTGCCCGTTCCGAAATTGCGGCTTTTGCCCTGGTAGTGGACGCCAAGGAGGAAACAGCGGCAGCGTTTTACCGGCATCACGGCTTCATTGCCTTACCGGATACACCGCTGACCCTGTTCTTGCCGCTGGCAACCGTTCCGTGCTGGTGACGCTCGCCAGTTCTTACCGACTGCGCAAGAACCTGGGTATCCCGGCCAATGACGAGGTATGTGGAGGACTCATGAGAGACTGCCTACCTTATCTAAATCAGCCATAATGGCCAAATTGGCTGATGGAGGGAAAGCGCGATGATGCAAATCACATCCGCGGATGCCAAGAATCGCTTCGGCGAGTTGCTGGACAGAGCACAACGAGAAGCGGTGGTGATTACACGCCACGGCAGACCCAGCGCGGTCATGATTTCTGTGGGCGAACTGGAGTCTCTCCTGGCATTACAGGAATCCCGGAAGAAGCAGCAAAGTGCCCTGGAGGAACTGCAGGAATTCTTTGCGCGCAGCGACAAGCTATTGTCACCAGCGGCACAAAAATTGTCGGATGAGGATGTGGAACGCTTAGTGGCGGAAGCACGCTGAACCGTCCTTTGCGCGTTGTATTGGATACGAGCGCCACGATGCTGGTTTCCAGCGACTTGGATTTGCTTGTCCTCGAAATTTGGCGAGGTGTGCGGATTCTCGACCCAGCAGCGTTTTGTGCTTTTTTCATTTCGCAAGAATGTCCGCGACGTTTTTGGCGATGGTAGCTTCCAGCTCTCGCGCCTGGGCGTTGAGGGTTTCCAGTTCCTCGTTGAGCGCTTCCAGTTGCGCCTGGAAATCTTCGTCGCTCACTTCCTCGCCGGGGGCCACGCCCACGTAACGGCCAGGGTTGAGGGACCAGCCCTGGGCCTCGATGTCTTGGATACTCGCCGCCTTGCACAGGCCGGGGATGTCGGCATAGGCGGGCTGGGCGCCGAACAGCTCCTTCAGCTTGGCCAGGGTCTCCTCGCCGCCCACAGTGAGGTCGAGGGCTTCGCCGCGATAGAGTCGCACCAGATTGGCGAGAAAACCGATCTGCGCCGGTGTCCAGTCGCGGTGGGCGCGGTCTATCTGCCGGTAGATGTGGCGGGCGTCGATGAACAGCACCTTGTCGGCACGCGCGGTGCTGGCCTTGCCGCGGTCAAGGAACCATAGGGTGCAAGGCAGGGTGACGGTGTAGAACATGTTGGGGCCGACGGCCACCATCACATCCACCGCCCGCGCCTCGATCAGCTTCTGCCGCAGCTCCTGCTCGCTGCTGCGCGCATCGGAGGCCGAGTTGGCCATGACGAAACCGGCGCGCCCCTTGGCGCTAAGCGCCGAGTAGAAGAGCTGGATCCACAGGTAGTTGGCGTTGTCACTGCGCGGCAGGCCAAAGGGGAAGCGCCGACCAGGACCGACCTGATCCTTGAGGCGCTCCTTGTCCACGGCGTTGACGTTGAAGGGCGGATTGGCGAGCACGAAGTCGAAAGCGCCAGTGGCATGGTGGGGATCGTCGTAGTAGCTGTTGACGTTGCCGCCGTGGCGAATATCGCCCTCCAAACCGTGCACGGCCAGATTCAGACGAGCGAGGCGGCCGGTTTCGTCGGTCTTTTCCACACCGCAGATGGCCAGTTCCGCACCGGGATTTTGGTGATGCTCGGCAACGAAACGGGCCGACTGCACGAACATGCCGCCAGAGCCGCAGGCAGGGTCGAGGATACGGCCATGAAAGGGCTCTATGACCTGCACCAGGAGTTGCACGATGCTGGCGGGGGTGTAGAACTCGCCACCGCCCTGCCCCTCGCTCATGGCGAACTCGCCGAGAAAGTATTCGTAGATACGGCCGAAGGCATCGAAATCGAGGTTGGCGGGAATCTCGGAGATTTTCTTCAACAGCTCTTTGAGCAAGGTGCTAGTGAAGAGATTGAAGGTCTTGGGCAGCACGCCAGCGAGCTGTGGGTTGTGCCGTTCCACCTCGCGCATGGCGGCATTGACCTTGGCACCAATGTCTTCCGCTTCGGGCAGGGTAAGCAGGTAGTCAAAACGCGCCTCCGGGGCCAGATACAGTACGCTGGCGGCGTGATAGGCGACGGGGTCATCCACACGACTGCCACGTCGCGCCGAGCTTCCAGCAGCTTCCAATTCGGCGCGCCGGGCGGCAAAGCGTACCTCGGCAAAGCGCAGGAAAATCAGCCCCAGAATAGGACCGGAGTACTCCTGCGCCTTGAGGCCGGAATTGGCGCGGAACTGATCGGCAGCATCCCAAAGACGCTTTTCGAGGGTGGCAGTGGCGGCATTTTTTTCGCTAGAGGCATTCCAGTGCATAGGTCTCCGGTATGACGTTGCTTTGGGCGCAGGCCCAAGTCACGCCGCTCTGCGGCGACGAAGCCGACATCTTACAAAGCTTTACTTCCCCAGGGCCAGCACGGCGACCGCCACGATCACCCCATTCCAGAGCAGGTGCAGAAAAATACTCGGCCACAGGGAACGATAGCGCATGCGCAGCCAGACCAGCGCAACGGCGAGGAGTAGGACAGGCAAGAGGGCCAGGGGTGCCATGACACAGCAGATCCCCCTGTTTGCAATCAGGACAGGCACAGTTGCCTGCCCCACCGCGCGGCAAGACTCAAAAAATTGCTTTCACATCAATCTCAGTGAGAGAGGTGGCACCGACTCGGATTATGCGCTCTGCAGCACCCGAACCGATGCCCACAACTCTGCAACCGTTCTTGCGCTTAGGAGACGGGCGCCACAAACTTGGGTTGATGAGCTTCATCCAAGCGCGAAGCGACACCCCAAGGCAAGAAGATCAAAACCGAAACGAAGATCACGATGATACTCCCCCAGCCGAAGCTCAAGACCTTCAATGCACCCTCACTGCCCAGGTAGGTCATGACCGACAGGAACAAGATGTAGCCGATATACCATATTGAATTTATGAAGTTTTTGTTGACATTGTTGGTAACAGCGAGAATGATCGCCAGCGCAAACACCAAAACACTGGCGTAAGGCACAGACGGCCAGCCGCTCCAGTATACGATGAGTGAAGCCGAGGCAAAGGCGAGACTGGCCACAATCTGCGAGACGACTGGGGAACGAAAATAACCTGTGGTCCCCTGCTTGCGTAAGGCGATCATGATCGGCGGGTTGACCGCAAAGCCCAGATAACCGGCAACTACCGCGTCTCCCAACAAGGCATAAATCGACGGCGCCGGCGCAGCAATGAAGGCGATGATGACTCCGACGACAGTAGTCACCACCAAGGAGCGTACTGGGATACCGTGGTCTCGACTGAGAGCGGTCATTTTTTTGCTAACGATTTTTGACCGACCCATGGCGAAGAGAATTCTGCTGCCGCCACCCTGGTAAATATACCCCGTCACAAAGGGGCCGATGATGGCGATGACGACTACAATTCCGATTAACCAGGGAACATTCGAGTGCTCTGCCATAACCAGGAAAGGGTTTCCGGGAATAGAGGTAAGGCCAGCCCAATGCCCAACGGCAACCTTGACGTTTCGCCAATCCAATGCCGCAACGAGGGCCACTCCAAAAAGCACATACAAGACAGTCTGGCCAAGCAATGACCACAATATTGCCTTGGAAATCACACTGACATCTTTGACCTCTTCGGCATAATCAGGTATCACCCGAAGGCTACCAAATCCAAACATCCCTAGGGGAATGGCAAGAAAAATTCCTGACATGCCGAATGGTGCGAAGCCGCCGTGGGCGCTAAAGTTAGAGAAGTGACCGAAGGAGATGAAGCCCAATGCCACTGTCAAGTACAAAATCAGCTTTAATCCGCCATAAAAATTGGTGTTTTTTGAGAAAAATTTAACACCATAATAGTTGAACGGAAAAAACGCCAACATAAATAAGACACCAAGAATAGCTCCCAACATCGTTGGGTTTCCTGACGAATTTACAAAATGTGGGTAAAAGAAATTCAATCCCTCAACAACCCCTAGAGCTTCAATAGGGGGGATAAACAGATACCATATGATGTCGCAAAGTGCATTGAGCATGTTTGTCACATGCCCAAAGGTATACAAACTGTATCTAGAAGGACCACCCTCTTCTGGATACAGTCTGTTGAGGTCAATGTAAGTAAGACCGACTGTGAGATACATTAAGCCACCAAGCAACCACGCAACAATTACACCTGGACCAGCGACGGCGGCCATGCCTGCCGTTCCAAATAAAACACCAGTTCCTACAGCCCCACCGATTCCGATGATAATCAAGTCGCGCTGTGTCAATTCACGGCGTAAGGATGTTTTTGAGCGGGTCATATTCAACTCCTGTCATTCCAATCCCAATTTCAACCTAACATATTGAACTCCTCAAAGCAAATTTTGATGATAGCAATATTTATCACATCTTCGAAAATACTATTTTACCAACCACTCCTGCTCAATAGACCGGCGTTTCCACCGGCAGCAGCGGTACTAACGCTAATGCATTGTTCCTGACAAAGACGGGGAAGAATGTGAGGCCCACCAGCTTTCGGTCCAGTGACAGAAAAGCCCATTCATCCAAATGGTTGCACGCCTACTACGGCACCAGTCATGCCCCGATTCACATAGACATTTCCCACTTGCGCCGCGGGGCAGATGGCTTGAGCACGACTGCCAAGTCGTGTTTCAATTCCCAGGGTCAAGCCATAACCGAAGCTATTGATTTGCTCGACGATGGCTCACCATGAACCAGACCAACGAACAAGTTGCACAACTGGAGCGAATATCTCCTGTTGGAGAATTTGCGCACTAGTTACCTCATACAAAGAGGGAAGGATAAAATATACAGTGCGCCCTAGGTGATCTACCATTTGCATCGTGGCAAGCGAAACATCGCCTTTATCGACTCTGGACGCTGGACCACGGGCTATCAGACGTCCCCCCTGGGCTTCGAGTCGGGAGAGTTGCGCCGCTATACATTGCTGCGCCGCGGCGTCGATTACCGGTCCAACGTCTGTAGAAAACTTCTCTGGTAGCTCAATTCGTGTCAGCCAAGCCCAATTCTTGCGCGCGTTTGACTTCGCTGTCCCAGTTGGAGCCTCTCATACAGCACGCAGCATGATGGGGCATTGAAAATGCCGCGCGAGTCCAAGATGTAGGCAGCATTGTGTCTACATATTGTTCTTACCCAAAAGTCATGGACTGGCCGATAATCTGGTTCGCCAGTCGACGGCGCCCCGTCTTAGCTCAAACAAATCTCGGGGCGCCAGCTTTAAAGAGTGTCAAAGATACTCATTACAGACCAATACCTTCCTGCTTCATTGCTGCAAAATAGTCGTTGACTCGACCATCGGGTACCGTGACCTTCAGTGCCCAGAACATGGAAATCAAGGCGAGGATAGCGACCAACAGCATCGACCAGAAGAAGGGGATATCACCAGTGCCTCCCAAGACCTTCGGACCGAAATACGACAACAGCCAAAGTCCGATGAAATAGGGAAAGATCCAGGTGATATTGTAGAAGCCGGACAAGCCACTCTGTTTACCACGCAACAACGCAATGACGCCATACACGATCAATATACCAAAGAGGGCGCCAAAGATGTACGTCAGTGCCTGAAAACCTCCCCAATAAGCCACGAGAGAAGAAAGGATAAACGCAATCGGGGCGATCACTTGCGCTCCCCACAAGCGAAAAGGCCGCTCCAGATCGGGAACCGCATGCCGCAACTGTAACAGCACGATAGGCCCGATTCCATAGGTAATGACCGAGATGGTGGTAATGAAGCCGACCAGCTTTTGCCAGGACGGGAACGGGAGAAAATATAGACAGCCAATCACGTACGCAACGATCACCCCGACCCAGGGTACACCGCTGGGGCTAATTTTGGTAAAGAAACTGGGTCCAGCCTTGACCTCGCCGTTGGCGACCACCGCCCGAGCAGCGGAAGTGGCATAGACCAAAGCAGTACCACCGGGGGAAATCAGGGCGTCGGCATAGATCAATACTGCCAGCCAGGTGATACCAAGCAAGGTAGCAATTGCAGCAAAAGGCCCGAAGAGCCCTGGAAAATT
This sequence is a window from Acidithiobacillus sp. AMEEHan. Protein-coding genes within it:
- a CDS encoding type II toxin-antitoxin system HigB family toxin, which produces MRVIAVSTLRAFWERHPDAEQPLKAWYEEATSATWSQPADIKAQYRSASVLKNRRVVFNIKGNDYRLIVAVAYKLQIVCVKFVGTHKEYDAVDAETVELA
- a CDS encoding transcriptional regulator, translating into MDIRPIHTEADYKAALKEISALMESDPDLGTPAGDRLDILATLVQAYEAKHLPITSPDPVEAIKFRMDQSGLSVKDLEPMIGKSNRVYEVLNRKRPLTLAMIRRLHKSLGIPAEVLIAETTVG
- a CDS encoding DUF1778 domain-containing protein translates to MPGANPTARLEARISSDLHAMLKRAAELQGRTMTDFVVSAVQEAAQRAIEQAEVIRLSLADQECFAQALLSPPKPTPALERAFSRRRKLLRTE
- a CDS encoding GNAT family N-acetyltransferase, yielding MSGAPFRLALLEAAHDRTGFQSDSEPLNRYLREQAFQDMRRRVTACFVALADGNRIAGYYTLASASLLLAHLPASMGKKLPRYPTVPAVRMGRLAVDRSFQGQGLGGALLADALERAARSEIAAFALVVDAKEETAAAFYRHHGFIALPDTPLTLFLPLATVPCW
- a CDS encoding type II toxin-antitoxin system Phd/YefM family antitoxin, giving the protein MMQITSADAKNRFGELLDRAQREAVVITRHGRPSAVMISVGELESLLALQESRKKQQSALEELQEFFARSDKLLSPAAQKLSDEDVERLVAEAR
- a CDS encoding class I SAM-dependent DNA methyltransferase codes for the protein MHWNASSEKNAATATLEKRLWDAADQFRANSGLKAQEYSGPILGLIFLRFAEVRFAARRAELEAAGSSARRGSRVDDPVAYHAASVLYLAPEARFDYLLTLPEAEDIGAKVNAAMREVERHNPQLAGVLPKTFNLFTSTLLKELLKKISEIPANLDFDAFGRIYEYFLGEFAMSEGQGGGEFYTPASIVQLLVQVIEPFHGRILDPACGSGGMFVQSARFVAEHHQNPGAELAICGVEKTDETGRLARLNLAVHGLEGDIRHGGNVNSYYDDPHHATGAFDFVLANPPFNVNAVDKERLKDQVGPGRRFPFGLPRSDNANYLWIQLFYSALSAKGRAGFVMANSASDARSSEQELRQKLIEARAVDVMVAVGPNMFYTVTLPCTLWFLDRGKASTARADKVLFIDARHIYRQIDRAHRDWTPAQIGFLANLVRLYRGEALDLTVGGEETLAKLKELFGAQPAYADIPGLCKAASIQDIEAQGWSLNPGRYVGVAPGEEVSDEDFQAQLEALNEELETLNAQARELEATIAKNVADILAK
- a CDS encoding type II CAAX prenyl endopeptidase Rce1 family protein yields the protein MAPLALLPVLLLAVALVWLRMRYRSLWPSIFLHLLWNGVIVAVAVLALGK
- a CDS encoding APC family permease, translating into MTRSKTSLRRELTQRDLIIIGIGGAVGTGVLFGTAGMAAVAGPGVIVAWLLGGLMYLTVGLTYIDLNRLYPEEGGPSRYSLYTFGHVTNMLNALCDIIWYLFIPPIEALGVVEGLNFFYPHFVNSSGNPTMLGAILGVLFMLAFFPFNYYGVKFFSKNTNFYGGLKLILYLTVALGFISFGHFSNFSAHGGFAPFGMSGIFLAIPLGMFGFGSLRVIPDYAEEVKDVSVISKAILWSLLGQTVLYVLFGVALVAALDWRNVKVAVGHWAGLTSIPGNPFLVMAEHSNVPWLIGIVVVIAIIGPFVTGYIYQGGGSRILFAMGRSKIVSKKMTALSRDHGIPVRSLVVTTVVGVIIAFIAAPAPSIYALLGDAVVAGYLGFAVNPPIMIALRKQGTTGYFRSPVVSQIVASLAFASASLIVYWSGWPSVPYASVLVFALAIILAVTNNVNKNFINSIWYIGYILFLSVMTYLGSEGALKVLSFGWGSIIVIFVSVLIFLPWGVASRLDEAHQPKFVAPVS
- a CDS encoding aldehyde dehydrogenase family protein, yielding MVEQINSFGYGLTLGIETRLGSRAQAICPAAQVGNVYVNRGMTGAVVGVQPFG